One genomic window of Actinoplanes lobatus includes the following:
- a CDS encoding 3'-5' exonuclease, translating to MATTWREATNLVALDLEGSGAQDGDHEAILEIAAVRLIAGRPDVATAYATLIDPGRPIPARPWISPGLAGTALSGAPTLDDVEPQLARRLDGAYLIGHNIGVDWRLLHRRCPSISIAGLIDTHRLAKTLPATGKNSLTDLLTRHRLTDTVNAAAPTSRPHRALWDTIGAALLLDTLIKQHWTGDPSLDDLLAVAAPPSPKTTPAAQATLFD from the coding sequence ATGGCAACGACCTGGCGGGAGGCGACCAACCTGGTCGCCCTCGACCTCGAAGGCAGCGGCGCCCAGGACGGCGACCACGAAGCCATCCTGGAGATCGCCGCCGTCCGCCTCATCGCCGGCCGCCCCGACGTCGCCACCGCCTACGCCACCCTCATCGATCCCGGCCGCCCCATCCCCGCACGGCCCTGGATCTCACCCGGCCTCGCCGGCACCGCCCTGTCCGGTGCGCCCACCCTCGACGACGTCGAACCGCAACTGGCCCGCCGACTCGACGGCGCCTACCTGATCGGACACAACATCGGCGTCGACTGGCGACTGCTGCACCGCCGCTGCCCCTCGATCAGCATCGCCGGACTCATCGACACCCACCGCCTCGCCAAGACCCTGCCCGCCACCGGCAAGAACAGCCTCACCGACCTGCTCACCCGCCACCGGCTCACCGACACCGTCAACGCCGCCGCCCCAACCAGCCGCCCACACCGCGCCCTCTGGGACACCATCGGCGCCGCCCTCCTGCTCGACACCCTCATCAAGCAGCACTGGACCGGCGATCCGAGCCTCGACGACCTGCTCGCTGTCGCCGCCCCACCCAGCCCGAAGACCACCCCGGCGGCGCAGGCGACACTCTTCGACTGA
- a CDS encoding serine/threonine-protein kinase, with translation MRTGMRIADRYEVTEAIGSGGMGQVWAGYDERLDRPVAVKFLKPGLAADADNQAVVERFKREAKVTARLDHPGVPAVYDAGMIGEHLYIVMQLVPGTELSDLIAEQGPLPVPWVAAIGAQICSVLAAAHAASLVHRDLKPGNLMLTPTGVVKVLDFGVAAILDVDLPRLTITGDYLGTPTYMAPEQALGPTTVGPRADLYALGCVLFELLAGHPPYQADNPLGMLHQHLEAAIPDVGDFRDDVPAALKDLIVALLAKEPQNRPESAAAVYTRLLGLATTELPELPRTPQDRSAADPTSPYRFPFGPLPRDSVAGTRLVAAQASPRSIPSFDEVQEVRSRAIDLIEEQRFGQAADALQSLIRRAAPIYGSRSPEILETRLDYGAALMLAGDYRAALTVFEELITDLTAKYGPDHDWVRECRQQVATCQAELGEGTEALRTLRDLLDAGTGPERLALRYQIAVITAGIGQVADALGHLESLLPDMRSVHGPDSAQVAEIQALIEHLRRLSGDN, from the coding sequence GTGCGCACGGGAATGCGGATCGCCGACCGGTACGAGGTGACCGAGGCGATCGGCAGCGGCGGCATGGGTCAGGTCTGGGCCGGCTACGACGAGCGGCTCGACCGGCCCGTCGCCGTCAAGTTCCTCAAGCCCGGCCTGGCCGCCGACGCGGACAACCAGGCCGTGGTGGAACGGTTCAAACGCGAGGCCAAGGTCACCGCCCGCCTCGACCACCCGGGCGTCCCGGCCGTGTACGACGCCGGGATGATCGGTGAACACCTCTACATCGTCATGCAGCTGGTGCCCGGCACCGAACTGTCCGATCTGATCGCTGAGCAGGGGCCGCTGCCGGTCCCGTGGGTGGCTGCGATCGGGGCGCAGATCTGCTCGGTGCTCGCCGCCGCCCACGCCGCCTCACTCGTCCATCGTGACCTCAAGCCGGGCAACCTGATGCTCACTCCGACCGGGGTCGTGAAGGTTCTCGACTTCGGTGTCGCCGCGATTCTCGACGTCGACCTGCCGAGGCTGACGATCACCGGCGACTACCTCGGCACACCGACCTACATGGCACCGGAGCAGGCGCTCGGCCCCACCACGGTCGGGCCTCGCGCCGATCTCTACGCCCTCGGCTGTGTGCTGTTCGAACTGCTGGCAGGCCACCCGCCGTATCAGGCGGACAATCCGCTCGGGATGCTGCATCAGCACCTTGAGGCGGCGATTCCCGACGTCGGCGACTTCCGGGATGACGTACCGGCAGCCTTGAAGGACCTGATCGTCGCCCTGCTCGCAAAGGAACCACAGAACCGGCCCGAGTCGGCGGCGGCCGTCTACACCCGGCTGCTAGGACTGGCCACCACGGAACTGCCGGAGCTGCCGCGTACACCGCAGGACCGCAGCGCCGCCGACCCCACCTCGCCGTATCGTTTCCCGTTCGGCCCGCTGCCGCGGGACAGCGTCGCGGGGACACGCCTCGTGGCGGCGCAGGCGTCACCGAGGAGTATCCCCAGCTTCGATGAAGTGCAGGAGGTCCGTTCGAGGGCGATAGACCTGATCGAGGAACAGCGGTTCGGGCAGGCTGCCGACGCTCTCCAGAGCCTCATCCGACGTGCCGCGCCGATTTACGGATCCCGATCCCCGGAAATCCTGGAAACCCGCCTGGACTACGGTGCCGCTCTGATGCTGGCCGGTGACTACCGTGCCGCGCTCACGGTCTTCGAAGAACTCATCACCGATCTGACTGCCAAGTATGGGCCCGACCACGACTGGGTCCGGGAGTGCCGCCAGCAGGTGGCGACCTGTCAGGCGGAACTCGGTGAGGGAACCGAGGCGCTGCGGACGCTGCGTGACCTCCTCGATGCGGGCACGGGGCCGGAGCGGCTCGCTCTCCGGTACCAGATTGCGGTGATCACCGCCGGTATCGGACAGGTGGCCGACGCACTCGGCCACCTGGAGTCACTCTTGCCGGACATGCGATCGGTCCACGGCCCGGATTCCGCGCAGGTCGCGGAGATTCAGGCCCTGATCGAACACTTGCGACGGCTGTCGGGAGACAACTGA
- a CDS encoding type I restriction endonuclease subunit R: MKVHGEGAFETAIEQVLIDAGWLRGVPDHYDRQFGLDTAELVAFIGATQNEAWLKLVAYHGNDVAETQRHFKEYLAKQIDERGPLDVLRRGVKDKGILFRLAYFKPAHSITDDALNLYRANRLAVTRQLHFSESDEKSLDLALFVNGIPLATAELKNPLTGQTVEDAKKQYREKRDPKELLFSQRTLVHFAVDPDLAFVTTKLAGEKTRFLPFNTGSDGPGVSGGAGNAAAEGYRTAYLWEQIWHPDTWMDLMRRFLHTDKESRALIFPRYHQWHAVTALTDHAAAHGSGDNYLVMHSAGSGKSNTIAWLAHRLSSLHTSQAIPEKDIKANEPVFDKVIIITDRVVLDRQLQDTVFQFEHVPGVVQRIDKDSNQLAAALTGETAKVVISTMQKFGFILDKVEGLRGKRFAVIVDEAHSSQSGDNAASMKKVLLRKGSDDIDDDGDLLTASALARGRHETLSYFAFTATPKPKTLELFGTLGGDGNMHPFHTYSMRQAIEEGFILDVLRQYMDYDVYWKLANANPEDPEVDPKKASSQLARFAVLHPTMMAQKAEIIVEHFRKHTAPLLGGRAKAMVVTGGREAAVKLYTAIKKYIETNGYVGSTPLVAFSGELRIGDEAEVTEARLNGFGESELPERFAYTAADDKHAGTPKAKQPVEFKILVVAEKYQTGFDQPLLTTMYVDKPLKGVAAVQTLSRLNRIHPLKAQGDVFVLDFVNKADDIADQFKPYFETAATVPTDPNLLYRAEGAVMSYPLLVESEMQAYADALLEAEGKAKNDAALAKAHQALYRFTDPARDRYIALAADDPEAADGFRAALRDYVRMYAFLSQVVPYQDQDLERLYLYGRALLNRLPRRQDPSVDIGEVQLTHLRLTAGTAQDKALEAEGEQMLPGFTGGGAGPQNDPDKVALSELIDELNDRFGMGLGEGDKVWFEQQVVALADDGAVEAAALVNDESNFGVVCEKRIEDVILSRHDDNGKLMQRYLDDPTLRSHMNEFARSQAYRLIRRRHGIT; this comes from the coding sequence CAGATCGATGAGCGCGGGCCGCTTGATGTGCTGCGGCGTGGGGTCAAGGACAAGGGGATCCTGTTTCGGCTGGCGTACTTCAAGCCGGCGCACTCGATCACCGACGACGCGCTCAACCTGTACCGCGCGAACCGGCTCGCCGTGACCCGGCAGCTGCACTTCTCCGAGAGCGACGAGAAGAGCCTCGACCTCGCCCTCTTCGTGAACGGCATCCCCCTCGCCACCGCGGAACTCAAGAATCCGCTGACCGGCCAGACTGTCGAGGACGCCAAGAAGCAGTACCGCGAGAAGCGTGACCCGAAGGAACTGCTGTTCTCCCAGCGTACCCTCGTGCATTTTGCTGTTGATCCTGATCTGGCCTTTGTGACCACAAAGCTGGCTGGGGAGAAGACCCGGTTTCTGCCGTTCAACACCGGGTCGGACGGGCCTGGGGTGTCCGGCGGCGCGGGCAACGCGGCGGCCGAGGGGTACCGGACCGCCTATCTGTGGGAACAGATCTGGCATCCGGACACCTGGATGGACCTGATGCGGCGGTTCCTGCACACCGACAAGGAGTCGCGGGCGCTGATCTTCCCGCGCTACCACCAGTGGCACGCGGTCACCGCGCTCACCGACCATGCCGCCGCGCACGGGTCCGGCGACAACTACCTGGTCATGCACTCGGCCGGGTCGGGTAAGTCGAACACCATCGCTTGGCTGGCGCACCGGCTGTCCAGCCTGCACACCAGCCAGGCGATCCCGGAGAAGGACATCAAAGCCAACGAACCGGTGTTCGACAAGGTCATCATCATCACCGACCGAGTGGTGCTGGACCGGCAGTTGCAGGACACCGTGTTCCAGTTCGAGCACGTGCCGGGTGTGGTGCAGCGCATCGACAAGGACTCCAACCAGCTTGCCGCCGCGCTGACCGGGGAGACTGCCAAGGTCGTCATCAGCACGATGCAGAAGTTCGGCTTCATCCTGGACAAGGTGGAGGGACTGCGTGGCAAGCGGTTCGCGGTGATCGTCGACGAGGCGCACTCATCGCAGTCCGGGGACAACGCGGCCTCGATGAAGAAGGTGCTGCTGCGCAAGGGCAGCGACGACATCGACGACGACGGTGACCTGCTCACCGCGTCGGCGCTGGCCCGCGGCCGGCACGAGACGCTGTCCTACTTCGCGTTCACCGCGACGCCGAAGCCGAAGACCCTGGAACTGTTCGGGACACTGGGCGGCGACGGGAACATGCACCCGTTCCACACGTACTCGATGCGGCAGGCGATCGAGGAGGGATTCATCCTCGACGTGCTCCGGCAGTACATGGACTACGACGTGTACTGGAAGCTGGCCAACGCCAACCCGGAGGATCCCGAGGTCGACCCGAAGAAGGCGTCGTCGCAGCTGGCCCGGTTCGCGGTGCTGCACCCGACGATGATGGCGCAGAAGGCCGAGATCATCGTCGAGCACTTCCGCAAACACACCGCGCCGCTGCTGGGCGGCCGGGCCAAGGCGATGGTGGTGACCGGAGGCCGAGAGGCGGCGGTCAAGCTCTACACCGCGATCAAGAAGTACATCGAGACCAACGGGTACGTCGGCTCCACTCCCCTGGTCGCCTTCTCCGGTGAACTCAGGATCGGTGACGAGGCGGAGGTGACCGAGGCGCGGCTCAACGGCTTCGGCGAGAGCGAGTTGCCGGAACGGTTCGCCTACACCGCGGCCGACGACAAGCACGCCGGTACGCCGAAGGCCAAGCAGCCGGTCGAGTTCAAGATCCTGGTGGTGGCGGAGAAGTACCAGACCGGCTTCGACCAGCCGCTGCTCACCACGATGTACGTGGACAAGCCGCTCAAGGGCGTGGCCGCGGTGCAGACGCTGTCCCGGCTCAACCGGATCCACCCGCTCAAAGCGCAGGGTGACGTGTTCGTGCTGGACTTCGTCAACAAGGCCGACGACATTGCCGACCAGTTCAAGCCATACTTCGAAACCGCCGCGACGGTGCCGACCGACCCGAACCTGCTCTACCGGGCCGAGGGCGCGGTCATGTCGTACCCGTTGCTGGTGGAATCGGAGATGCAGGCATACGCCGATGCCCTGCTCGAAGCCGAAGGCAAGGCGAAGAACGACGCCGCGCTGGCGAAGGCGCATCAGGCGCTCTACCGCTTCACCGACCCGGCGCGGGACCGCTACATCGCGCTCGCCGCCGACGATCCGGAGGCCGCCGACGGTTTCCGCGCCGCGCTACGCGACTACGTCCGGATGTACGCGTTCCTCTCCCAGGTCGTGCCCTACCAGGACCAGGACCTCGAACGGCTCTATCTGTACGGCCGGGCGCTGCTGAACCGGCTGCCACGCCGGCAGGACCCTTCGGTCGACATCGGCGAGGTGCAGCTGACCCACCTGCGGCTGACCGCGGGCACCGCGCAGGACAAGGCGCTTGAGGCCGAAGGGGAGCAGATGCTGCCCGGCTTCACCGGTGGCGGCGCCGGGCCGCAGAACGACCCCGACAAGGTCGCCCTGTCCGAGCTGATCGACGAACTCAACGACCGGTTCGGGATGGGCCTCGGCGAAGGCGACAAGGTGTGGTTCGAACAGCAGGTCGTCGCGCTCGCCGACGACGGTGCCGTCGAAGCCGCCGCGCTCGTCAACGACGAAAGCAACTTCGGCGTGGTGTGCGAGAAACGCATCGAAGATGTGATCCTGTCTCGGCACGACGACAACGGGAAGCTGATGCAGCGTTACCTGGACGATCCGACGCTGCGCAGCCACATGAACGAGTTCGCGCGTAGCCAGGCGTACCGGCTGATCCGCCGGAGGCACGGCATCACGTGA
- a CDS encoding PD-(D/E)XK nuclease family protein, translated as MLAEKWRNLPATSSVDVVEWRSRFAVMKAEHDRLRLQGRWTHGPADLMSICGFHRKELAHGSALRWLCDPTGSHGLGDRFLVGLIRATGEPLEVSSDTTAETEISRERSRADLVVYGDRWKLVMELKIDAIESERQCQRLYEDWRMDRGVRWLFITLSGRAPVTTTTEQAALAWHRLSWSRVLSVLDDAVQAAGEEAPEVTAVAEYRRSLSRLTKRRWK; from the coding sequence GTGCTCGCCGAGAAGTGGCGCAACCTTCCAGCGACGAGTTCGGTGGATGTTGTCGAGTGGCGGTCACGCTTCGCGGTGATGAAGGCCGAGCATGATCGACTGCGACTACAAGGACGCTGGACCCATGGCCCCGCCGATTTGATGAGTATCTGCGGATTTCACCGCAAAGAACTGGCGCACGGCTCAGCGCTGCGTTGGCTCTGCGATCCAACGGGCAGCCACGGCCTCGGCGACCGTTTCCTGGTCGGCCTCATCAGGGCTACCGGCGAACCACTCGAAGTCTCCAGCGACACAACTGCGGAAACCGAGATCTCTCGCGAGCGCTCCCGCGCCGACCTCGTCGTCTACGGGGACAGGTGGAAGCTCGTCATGGAGTTGAAGATCGACGCTATCGAGTCAGAGCGGCAGTGTCAGCGTCTCTACGAAGACTGGCGGATGGATCGCGGCGTTCGATGGCTCTTCATCACACTCTCAGGCCGAGCGCCCGTGACAACAACTACCGAGCAGGCTGCTCTTGCATGGCACCGCTTGTCGTGGTCGAGGGTACTGAGCGTCCTCGATGACGCAGTGCAGGCCGCAGGGGAAGAGGCTCCGGAGGTAACCGCTGTGGCGGAATACCGCCGTTCGCTGTCCCGCCTGACGAAACGGAGATGGAAATGA
- a CDS encoding aldo/keto reductase produces MEPLTVTIGGDMPVRRIGYGTMQLTGPGHWGPPTDTGNAIRILRHAVHDLGIDHLDTADAYGPHTVEDLIRQALHPYPDHVVIATKGGMLRPGPNQWTPCGRPEYLRQCVELSLRRLAVDRIDLYYLHRIDPAVPLADQLGTLDDLRKEGKIRHLGLSKVTIDQIEEARGYTAIEAVQNQHSIDTDDPVLGYAEQHGLSYVAHQPFRSGTELVRTSARDRGVRAQSILRLLLRRSPALLTIPGTSSYLHLEENSKVEVAE; encoded by the coding sequence ATGGAACCGCTCACCGTCACCATCGGCGGCGACATGCCCGTACGCCGCATCGGCTACGGCACCATGCAACTCACCGGCCCCGGACACTGGGGACCACCCACCGACACCGGCAACGCCATACGGATCCTGCGCCACGCCGTCCACGACCTCGGCATCGACCACCTCGACACCGCCGACGCCTACGGACCACACACCGTCGAAGACCTCATCCGCCAAGCCCTGCACCCCTACCCGGACCACGTCGTCATCGCCACCAAGGGCGGAATGCTGCGGCCCGGACCCAACCAATGGACACCCTGCGGTCGGCCCGAATACCTGCGCCAATGCGTCGAACTCAGCCTCCGCCGCCTCGCCGTCGACCGCATCGACCTGTACTACCTGCACCGCATCGACCCGGCCGTCCCCCTGGCCGATCAGCTCGGCACCCTCGACGATCTCCGAAAAGAAGGCAAGATCCGCCACCTCGGCCTCTCCAAGGTCACCATCGACCAAATCGAAGAGGCCCGCGGCTACACGGCTATCGAGGCCGTGCAGAACCAGCACAGCATCGACACCGACGACCCTGTCCTCGGATACGCCGAACAGCACGGACTCTCCTACGTCGCCCACCAACCGTTCCGGTCCGGTACGGAACTCGTCCGAACCTCAGCGCGCGACCGTGGCGTACGAGCCCAGAGCATTCTCCGCCTGTTGCTTCGACGGTCTCCAGCATTGCTTACCATCCCCGGCACCTCTTCCTACCTGCATCTGGAGGAGAACAGCAAGGTCGAGGTTGCGGAATGA
- a CDS encoding APC family permease yields MPAQHSADTVSATLARSRLGVWPLVFTVMAAAAPLTVVAGGATTGFAVTGITSIPIAYVLVALLLAVFSIGYVTMSRRVVNAGAFYTYITHGLGKPAGVGAAFVAVLAYNTMQIGLYGGFGAVLAQFLDDRAGLDPPWWLCAYAAWAIVGLLGVRRIDLNSRILATLLIAEIAVAVIFAAVHITHPAPGGISFATLDPGNVLTAGIGAALAVAIAGFVGFEGTAVFSEESKDPHTTVARATYLALTIIGLLYAFCSWAMSVATGPTHIVDQARAQGTELIFTLVGPVLGQTVVDLGHLLFVTSLFAALLAFHNTAARYFFALGREGVLPAILGRTSPRSRAPLTGSLVQTGLAAIVLAVYAIAGWDPIVRLFFWLTVLGGLGVLILMTATSAAVAAYFTAPGNRNHLGAGRTLIAPLTAAVGLALVLLVTLDEFATLLGVDPTSSLRWQLPASYAVAAAAGMGWALILKNTRPQAYAAIGRGANSATLDLRPPTRARR; encoded by the coding sequence ATGCCTGCTCAGCATTCCGCCGACACGGTCAGCGCCACCCTCGCGCGTAGCCGCCTGGGCGTGTGGCCGCTGGTGTTCACCGTGATGGCGGCCGCCGCCCCGCTCACCGTCGTCGCGGGCGGCGCCACCACCGGCTTTGCCGTCACCGGGATCACCAGCATTCCGATCGCGTACGTGCTCGTCGCCCTGCTGCTCGCCGTCTTCTCGATCGGCTACGTGACCATGTCCCGGCGCGTGGTCAACGCCGGCGCATTCTACACCTACATCACCCACGGCCTGGGCAAACCCGCCGGTGTCGGTGCCGCGTTCGTCGCCGTGCTGGCCTACAACACCATGCAGATCGGCCTCTACGGCGGCTTCGGTGCTGTCCTCGCCCAGTTCCTCGACGACCGTGCTGGCCTGGACCCGCCGTGGTGGCTATGCGCCTACGCGGCGTGGGCGATCGTCGGGCTGCTCGGCGTGCGCCGCATCGACCTCAACAGCCGTATCCTGGCCACCCTGCTGATCGCCGAGATCGCCGTCGCGGTCATCTTCGCCGCCGTGCACATCACCCACCCGGCACCCGGAGGCATCTCGTTCGCCACCCTCGATCCGGGCAACGTGCTCACCGCCGGGATCGGTGCCGCCCTCGCGGTGGCCATCGCGGGATTCGTCGGCTTCGAAGGCACCGCCGTGTTCAGCGAGGAATCCAAAGACCCGCACACCACCGTCGCCCGCGCCACCTACCTGGCCCTGACCATCATCGGCCTGCTCTACGCCTTCTGCTCCTGGGCCATGTCCGTGGCCACCGGACCCACCCACATCGTCGACCAGGCCCGCGCCCAGGGCACCGAACTGATCTTCACCCTCGTGGGGCCTGTCCTCGGGCAAACGGTCGTGGATCTCGGGCATCTGCTGTTCGTGACCAGCCTGTTCGCCGCGCTGCTGGCTTTCCACAACACCGCCGCCCGCTACTTCTTCGCTCTCGGCCGCGAAGGCGTCCTACCCGCGATCCTCGGCCGCACCAGCCCTCGCTCGCGGGCGCCGCTGACCGGCTCACTCGTGCAGACCGGCCTCGCGGCGATCGTGCTCGCCGTCTACGCCATCGCCGGCTGGGACCCGATCGTCCGGTTGTTCTTCTGGCTCACCGTCCTCGGCGGTCTGGGCGTACTAATCCTCATGACCGCCACCTCCGCCGCGGTTGCCGCCTACTTCACCGCACCCGGCAACCGCAACCACCTCGGCGCCGGACGCACCCTGATCGCACCCCTCACCGCCGCCGTCGGACTCGCCCTGGTGCTGCTCGTGACGCTCGACGAGTTCGCCACCCTGCTCGGCGTCGACCCCACCTCCAGCCTGCGCTGGCAACTGCCTGCCAGCTACGCCGTCGCCGCAGCGGCCGGGATGGGGTGGGCGCTCATCCTCAAGAACACCAGGCCACAGGCGTACGCGGCGATTGGACGCGGCGCCAACAGCGCCACCCTCGACCTCCGGCCGCCGACACGGGCCAGGCGGTGA
- a CDS encoding GOLPH3/VPS74 family protein: MAYIDNVATARGRHAVAASWQTGPRRPTWPLVADDLFRLAHRDHDGRPLLDEHVTGLGLAAALLAELVLARRLALPGGQVIIVDTAPPIDALAHSTLDRLAAERVALPVRTWLAYFARNAHHDVADRLTRAGHLRQTTERRLLGRRVRYVPSDMNTAAWPWARLSGCLQKGQTLDGFDTVLGGLILATDLYRTVLLGHAADLETGLRAAVVNTPAPVRELLAHTEAAVGDAIITRR, translated from the coding sequence ATGGCGTACATCGACAATGTCGCGACGGCCCGAGGCCGGCATGCCGTGGCCGCATCGTGGCAAACCGGTCCGCGACGGCCGACCTGGCCTCTGGTCGCTGACGACCTGTTCCGCCTCGCTCACCGTGACCACGACGGGCGGCCGTTGCTCGACGAGCACGTCACTGGTCTGGGTCTGGCCGCCGCCTTGCTGGCCGAGCTGGTGCTGGCACGACGGCTCGCGCTACCGGGCGGCCAGGTGATCATCGTGGACACGGCGCCGCCGATCGACGCGCTCGCGCACTCAACCCTGGACCGGCTGGCCGCCGAACGAGTCGCCCTGCCGGTCCGGACCTGGCTGGCCTATTTCGCCCGGAACGCTCACCACGATGTCGCCGACCGGCTGACCCGGGCTGGACATCTTCGCCAGACGACCGAGCGACGACTGCTCGGGCGGCGGGTGCGCTATGTGCCCAGCGACATGAACACCGCTGCCTGGCCCTGGGCCCGCCTCTCCGGCTGCCTACAGAAGGGCCAAACCTTGGACGGGTTCGACACCGTCCTCGGCGGCCTGATCCTGGCCACCGACCTGTACCGGACGGTGCTGCTCGGTCACGCCGCCGACCTCGAGACTGGGCTCCGTGCCGCCGTCGTCAACACGCCGGCCCCGGTCCGGGAGCTGCTGGCGCACACCGAGGCCGCCGTCGGCGACGCGATCATCACCCGCCGCTGA
- a CDS encoding phosphotransferase enzyme family protein: MFVEERTRPVLDEICHLIDRFSHEAVLLRHHTNAVYAVGDVVVKISPQAVPLDRVHRVVGLVRWLQEQDFPTVPLHPGVPQPLDVDGHAVTVWQRLDASTTQPITTAELGHLLRRLHALPLPPTGVPTVLDPITGIRRSIEASAILADDDRELLARRLHDLAPVWNTTMPFGSGLIQSDPQVRNALRRDNGTPVLADWDSASTGPRMWDIATVAVHCRRFGSHDFPDFVTAYGRDPRDWDRFEDLCLLRELQMIATNARKSAPGSPAAAEVHHRIAGLREDLQELTAWSIL, encoded by the coding sequence ATGTTCGTCGAGGAACGGACCCGACCGGTACTCGACGAGATCTGCCACCTCATCGACCGTTTCTCCCACGAGGCGGTTCTGCTCCGGCACCACACAAACGCGGTGTACGCCGTGGGCGACGTGGTGGTCAAGATCTCCCCGCAGGCAGTCCCGCTCGACCGGGTACACCGGGTCGTCGGTCTCGTGAGATGGCTGCAGGAGCAGGACTTTCCGACCGTCCCGCTGCACCCCGGAGTACCGCAACCGCTAGACGTCGACGGGCACGCCGTCACCGTGTGGCAGCGGCTCGACGCCTCCACCACACAGCCGATCACCACCGCCGAACTCGGTCACCTGCTTCGTCGCCTGCACGCCCTGCCCCTGCCCCCGACAGGGGTGCCCACCGTGCTCGACCCGATCACCGGGATCCGCCGCTCGATCGAGGCCTCCGCGATCCTTGCCGACGACGACCGTGAACTGCTCGCTCGCCGCCTTCACGATCTCGCACCGGTCTGGAACACGACCATGCCGTTCGGCAGCGGCCTCATCCAGTCCGACCCGCAGGTCCGCAACGCCCTGCGCCGCGACAACGGCACACCCGTGCTGGCCGACTGGGACAGCGCCTCCACCGGACCCCGCATGTGGGACATCGCCACCGTCGCCGTGCACTGCCGCCGCTTCGGAAGCCACGACTTCCCGGACTTCGTCACCGCATACGGACGCGACCCCCGAGACTGGGACCGCTTCGAGGACCTCTGCCTGCTCCGCGAACTCCAGATGATCGCCACCAACGCCCGCAAGTCAGCTCCCGGCAGTCCCGCTGCGGCCGAAGTTCACCACCGTATCGCCGGCCTCCGCGAAGACCTGCAGGAACTGACCGCCTGGAGCATCCTGTAG
- a CDS encoding GNAT family N-acetyltransferase gives MTIRSQPTIRTATPAHQQTISELLAEAFLHGDLADWLIPHLDARARIYPHYFALHIEHALTHGQIDMTTDAAAAAIWYPIDGEPLPDLANYPQRLTDMTGRFHPRFSALEQAIHDHHPYDQPHCYLALLAVHPDQQRRGVGSTLLRHRHDQLDATATAAYLEATGPRNRRLYARSGYQPHPAFHVLDGPPLYPMRRPSVRERGDSHRC, from the coding sequence ATGACCATCCGATCGCAGCCGACCATCCGCACCGCGACTCCTGCCCACCAGCAGACGATCAGCGAACTGCTGGCCGAGGCATTCCTCCACGGCGATCTCGCCGACTGGCTCATCCCGCACCTCGACGCCCGCGCCCGCATCTACCCGCACTACTTCGCCCTGCACATCGAACACGCCCTCACCCACGGACAAATCGACATGACCACGGACGCCGCAGCCGCAGCCATCTGGTACCCCATCGACGGCGAGCCGCTCCCGGACCTGGCCAACTATCCGCAGCGACTCACAGACATGACCGGCCGATTCCACCCTCGGTTCTCCGCGCTTGAACAGGCCATACACGACCATCACCCGTACGACCAACCACACTGCTACCTGGCCCTCCTGGCCGTACACCCGGACCAACAGCGACGTGGAGTCGGCAGCACCCTGCTGCGTCATCGTCACGATCAACTCGACGCCACCGCGACGGCGGCCTACCTCGAAGCCACCGGACCGCGAAACCGACGCCTCTACGCGCGGTCCGGCTACCAGCCGCATCCAGCATTCCATGTCCTCGACGGACCACCGTTGTATCCGATGCGGCGTCCATCGGTGCGCGAACGAGGAGATAGCCACCGATGCTGA